The sequence below is a genomic window from Syntrophales bacterium.
TGTCTAGTGTTGCTTGAAAACCAGGAATATGGTGACACAGCTTTTTTGACTACAAAACAGACCGTAAATCGTTGGTCAGTTTATTTTAGGGAACTTACATCTCCTTATCATCAAAAGTGAGGGTTCAGCAACAATGACTCCGTTAAATATTTTCCGTTTACCTAATATGTTTACTATCCGAAATTTTGCAGGAATTATAGCAGAAAATTCGGGAGGAAAGATGACGCATCAGGCGTATCTTTACATTTCCGGTTGTATCTTCGGAGTTGTCGCTATACTGCATCTCATACGAGCCGCGCTTCAATTGCCGGTGAAAATCGGGACATTATCGTTTCCGGTCGGGCTTTCGTGGGTCGGCGGAGTTGTTACGCTTCTTCTCTACATCTGGGGTTTCCAGTTGGCAGCTAAGGGGAGGGGATAAGAGAATAGATTCTTCGCTACGCTCAGAATGACAATGAGGGAGGGGATGTAACCCCTCCCCTACATTTACGAATTTTTTTGTTCTCTGATGGTCCGTCCATGGTTCACAGTGTGGAGGAATTGCGTGACAATCTCATCCGTTGTACCACTTTTAAGCAATACACTTTTTGATGCCGGGTTTTTCATAAATGAATGATTGTAAGATTAGATATCTTCTCTTTCATATACTCAGCCACCAATTTCCGGTGACACTGTTCCGGAGTCGGTTCACTGCAAAGCAGACACCCGTAGTCAAGAAGATCGGGAGTCAAAATGGTTTCAATTCTACGCGAACGGATGAGAGGGATAAATCTGTCCACATACGCTTGCCAGCTTCCCCCATTCGTCTTGTACTCGTTTAGAATATCTTTCGTTGGGGCACATTGCGGAAGATGTAAGTACTCGGCATGGCAGATTTCCTTCAGAAAGAACCTCAAGTCATCGCGCTTGGCAAAACCAGCCAGTTGGGAAACATTATTCAATCTAATGTCGAGGACTCTCTTAACCTGCGCCTTTCGTAGTGCGGTAAAAAATTTCTCTGCATTTTTTTTTGTGAATCCAATGGTGAACAACTTAATAGGCATTATGGTCTC
It includes:
- a CDS encoding DUF488 domain-containing protein, producing MPIKLFTIGFTKKNAEKFFTALRKAQVKRVLDIRLNNVSQLAGFAKRDDLRFFLKEICHAEYLHLPQCAPTKDILNEYKTNGGSWQAYVDRFIPLIRSRRIETILTPDLLDYGCLLCSEPTPEQCHRKLVAEYMKEKISNLTIIHL